The Streptomyces sp. B3I8 nucleotide sequence ATGAACAGAGCCTGCCATGCCTTCGGGGTCACGAACCAGTGAGGCCTGGTGTTCTGTGGAGAAATCCACCGTTGTGGAAAACTCCGTGCCCCTTACGGGGGAAGAAACCCCGTCTACACGCGACGAAGTACCGCTCGATGGGGTGTCGTTCTCCGGGGATCCGAGATGCCGGCGGTCGCGGGGCGCCGCTGCGGCCCGGTTACGGCCGATGATGCCGTGCAGCAGTGAGCGATGTTTCACGTGAAACACGATGCACAGCGGCTGAAGGCAGACCCGCGCGACACTCCGTATTGCGCTGCTATGCCTGCTTGTGTGGAGTACACCGCATCGTCAGCGGCGTCGTCGCGCCCGCCCCGTGCGCGCCGCCTTGGCGCGCTTGGCGGCGAAGCGGACTCCACCGGGGCTCTCCCCGACCTCGACCCGGACGACCGTGGACCGCGGGTCCACCACGCCCTCGCCGACATGCAGGATGGAGGTCTCCACGGCACCCAGCTTGGTCAGCGCCACGGCGGCGCTCTTCAGCTCCTCCTCGGCCGCATCCCCCTTGAGGGCCAGCATCTCCCCGTAGGGCCGCAGTAGCGGAATGCCCCAGGTGGCGAGACGGTCCAGCGGCGCCACCGCCCGCGCGGTCACCACGTGCACCGGCGGCAGCTCACCCATGACCTCCTCGGCGCGGCCGCGGACGACCGTCACATGGTCCAGGCCCAGCAGCTCGACGACCTCGGTGAGGAAGTTGGTACGCCGCAGCAGCGGTTCGAGCAACGTGATCTTCAGGTCTTCACGCACCAGTGCCAGAGGGATGCCGGGCAGGCCCGCGCCGGAGCCTACGTCGCACACGGTCACCGACTCGGGCACGACCTCCGAGAGCACGGCACAGTTCAGCAGATGCCGCTCCCACAGACGGGGCACCTCACGGGGGCCGATGAGACCGCGCTGCACACCCGCCTCGGCCAGCAGTTCCGCGTAGCGCACCGCGTCCGCGAAGCGGTCGCCGAAGACCGCGCGCGCCTCCTCGGGCGCCGGGGGGAGCTCCGCTGCCTCCGTCACGGGGACCGTCCTTCCGTACGGCTTCAGCGCACCGGGCGCTGGCCACCAGGGGTATCAGGCTGACAAAGTCCGGCCCCGTCTGCGCAACAGACGGGGCCGGAGGGACGTACGTACCGGGTCAGGCAGGCAGCACGACGACGAAACGCTGCGGCTCCTCGCCCTCGGACTCGCTGCGCAGCCCGGCGGCCTTGACCGCGTCGTGCACCACCTTGCGCTCGAAGGGCGTCATCGGCTTCATCTTCACGGCCTCGCCACTGCTCTTGACCTCGGCCGCCGCCTTGGCGCCCAGCTCCGAGAGTTCGGCGCGCTTGCGCGCACGGTAGCCCACGATGTCCAGCATCAGTCGGCTGCGGTCACCGGTTTCCCGGTGCACGGCCAGGCGCGTGAGCTCCTGCAGTGCCTCGAGCACCTCGCCGTCCCGGCCGACCAGCTTCTGCAGCTCACGGCTTGCGGTGTCGCTGATGATCGAGACAGCGGCGCGGTCCGCCTCGACATCCATGTCGATGTCACCGTCGAGGTCGGCGATGTCGAGCAGACCTTCGAGGTAGTCCGCGGCGATCTCACCTTCCTGCTCCAGGCGGGTCAGGGTGTCTACGCCCTCGGCAGCGGCGGAGGTGGTGCCTTCCGTCACGGGATGGACTCCTTCTTACTTCTTGGACGGGGACTTG carries:
- the rsmG gene encoding 16S rRNA (guanine(527)-N(7))-methyltransferase RsmG; translation: MTEAAELPPAPEEARAVFGDRFADAVRYAELLAEAGVQRGLIGPREVPRLWERHLLNCAVLSEVVPESVTVCDVGSGAGLPGIPLALVREDLKITLLEPLLRRTNFLTEVVELLGLDHVTVVRGRAEEVMGELPPVHVVTARAVAPLDRLATWGIPLLRPYGEMLALKGDAAEEELKSAAVALTKLGAVETSILHVGEGVVDPRSTVVRVEVGESPGGVRFAAKRAKAARTGRARRRR
- a CDS encoding R3H domain-containing nucleic acid-binding protein: MTEGTTSAAAEGVDTLTRLEQEGEIAADYLEGLLDIADLDGDIDMDVEADRAAVSIISDTASRELQKLVGRDGEVLEALQELTRLAVHRETGDRSRLMLDIVGYRARKRAELSELGAKAAAEVKSSGEAVKMKPMTPFERKVVHDAVKAAGLRSESEGEEPQRFVVVLPA